In one window of Hevea brasiliensis isolate MT/VB/25A 57/8 chromosome 10, ASM3005281v1, whole genome shotgun sequence DNA:
- the LOC110654278 gene encoding uncharacterized protein LOC110654278 isoform X1, with amino-acid sequence MEKGLVSVDRWTEGSQVYFLTHLHSDHTQGLTSRWARGPLFCSRLTSQLFPSKFSDFDLSFLRVMDIGVWYSISLVSPSSGSQTVLQAMAIDAHHCPGAVMFLFRGDFGCILYTGDFRWEAKSERAKIGRTMLLNALKDDSVDILYLDNTYCNPSFDFPPREVAAKQVVDIIASHPDHDIIIGIDSLGKEDLLLHISRVLKIKIWVWPERLETMHLLGFHDIFTTKTSVTRVRAVPRYSFSIETLEGLNTMRPTIGIMPSGLPWVEKTAKEDDNLFGSFLTSRHKKGKLSEEGGTWTDPLNGSVVERFHQYIYSVPYSDHSCFTEIQEFIELVQPTSMKGIVSTSSFYAEPLYYFGQLCGENRLSKRFCYQRGKKDGGDRVVACETKSYSGNCSSTKAASKRRMGRLSWVRAMRRLHRGAKIEENDSSD; translated from the exons ATGGAGAAAGGCCTAGTGTCAGTGGACCGGTGGACGGAGGGAAGCCAGGTGTACTTCCTGACTCACCTGCACTCGGACCACACCCAAGGTTTGACCTCTAGGTGGGCGAGGGGTCCTCTCTTCTGCTCGAGGCTCACCTCTCAGCTCTTTCCTTCCAAGTTCTCAGACTTCGACCTCTCCTTTCTTCGCGTCATGGATATCGGCGTTTGGTATTCCATTTCTCTCGTTTCTCCTTCATCTGGATCCCAGACTGTCTTACAAGCAATGGCCATCGATGCTCATCACTGTCCTG GTGCAGTTATGTTCTTATTTCGGGGAGATTTTGGTTGCATACTCTACACCGGTGATTTTCGGTGGGAAGCTAAAAGTGAGCGGGCGAAGATAGGGAGAACCATGCTCCTTAATGCTCTAAAGGATGACAGTGTCGATATCCTTTACTTGGACAACACATACTGCAATCCTTCATTTGATTTTCCACCTCGAGAAGTGGCTGCCAAGCAG GTTGTTGATATTATTGCATCCCATCCAGATCATGACATTATCATTGGAATCGACTCTTTGGGAAAAGAGGATCTTTTACTTCACATTTCACGTGTGCTTAAAATAAAG ATTTGGGTGTGGCCAGAACGGTTGGAAACAATGCATCTTCTTGGGTTCCATGACATATTCACCACTAAAACTTCTGTGACTAGAGTGCGAGCCGTTCCTCGCTATAGTTTTAGCATTGAGACTCTAGAGGGGTTAAATACAATGCGTCCAACAATAGGAATAATGCCATCCGGTCTTCCATGGGTGGAGAAAACTGCTAAAGAAGATGACAATCTTTTTGGTTCCTTTTTAACTTCTCGTCATAAAAAGGGAAAATTGAGTGAAGAAGGTGGGACCTGGACTGATCCGCTGAATGGAAGTGTTGTGGAAAGGTTCCATCAATACATATATTCAGTTCCATACTCTGATCATTCTTGCTTCACAGAGATACAGGAGTTCATTGAGCTTGTCCAGCCAACTAGCATGAAAGGGATTGTGTCTACATCTTCTTTTTATGCTGAACCTCTTTACTATTTTGGCCAACTTTGTGGAGAAAACCGGCTATCAAAGAGGTTTTGCTACCAGCGTGGAAAGAAAGATGGAGGCGATAGAGTGGTTGCTTGTGAAACCAAATCTTATtctggaaattgtagttccactAAGGCAGCAAGTAAAAGGAGGATGGGAAGGCTGAGCTGGGTAAGGGCAATGAGAAGATTACACCGTGGTgccaaaattgaagaaaatgactCTTCTGATTGA
- the LOC110654278 gene encoding uncharacterized protein LOC110654278 isoform X2, producing the protein MEKGLVSVDRWTEGSQVYFLTHLHSDHTQGLTSRWARGPLFCSRLTSQLFPSKFSDFDLSFLRVMDIGVWYSISLVSPSSGSQTVLQAMAIDAHHCPGAVMFLFRGDFGCILYTGDFRWEAKSERAKIGRTMLLNALKDDSVDILYLDNTYCNPSFDFPPREVAAKQIWVWPERLETMHLLGFHDIFTTKTSVTRVRAVPRYSFSIETLEGLNTMRPTIGIMPSGLPWVEKTAKEDDNLFGSFLTSRHKKGKLSEEGGTWTDPLNGSVVERFHQYIYSVPYSDHSCFTEIQEFIELVQPTSMKGIVSTSSFYAEPLYYFGQLCGENRLSKRFCYQRGKKDGGDRVVACETKSYSGNCSSTKAASKRRMGRLSWVRAMRRLHRGAKIEENDSSD; encoded by the exons ATGGAGAAAGGCCTAGTGTCAGTGGACCGGTGGACGGAGGGAAGCCAGGTGTACTTCCTGACTCACCTGCACTCGGACCACACCCAAGGTTTGACCTCTAGGTGGGCGAGGGGTCCTCTCTTCTGCTCGAGGCTCACCTCTCAGCTCTTTCCTTCCAAGTTCTCAGACTTCGACCTCTCCTTTCTTCGCGTCATGGATATCGGCGTTTGGTATTCCATTTCTCTCGTTTCTCCTTCATCTGGATCCCAGACTGTCTTACAAGCAATGGCCATCGATGCTCATCACTGTCCTG GTGCAGTTATGTTCTTATTTCGGGGAGATTTTGGTTGCATACTCTACACCGGTGATTTTCGGTGGGAAGCTAAAAGTGAGCGGGCGAAGATAGGGAGAACCATGCTCCTTAATGCTCTAAAGGATGACAGTGTCGATATCCTTTACTTGGACAACACATACTGCAATCCTTCATTTGATTTTCCACCTCGAGAAGTGGCTGCCAAGCAG ATTTGGGTGTGGCCAGAACGGTTGGAAACAATGCATCTTCTTGGGTTCCATGACATATTCACCACTAAAACTTCTGTGACTAGAGTGCGAGCCGTTCCTCGCTATAGTTTTAGCATTGAGACTCTAGAGGGGTTAAATACAATGCGTCCAACAATAGGAATAATGCCATCCGGTCTTCCATGGGTGGAGAAAACTGCTAAAGAAGATGACAATCTTTTTGGTTCCTTTTTAACTTCTCGTCATAAAAAGGGAAAATTGAGTGAAGAAGGTGGGACCTGGACTGATCCGCTGAATGGAAGTGTTGTGGAAAGGTTCCATCAATACATATATTCAGTTCCATACTCTGATCATTCTTGCTTCACAGAGATACAGGAGTTCATTGAGCTTGTCCAGCCAACTAGCATGAAAGGGATTGTGTCTACATCTTCTTTTTATGCTGAACCTCTTTACTATTTTGGCCAACTTTGTGGAGAAAACCGGCTATCAAAGAGGTTTTGCTACCAGCGTGGAAAGAAAGATGGAGGCGATAGAGTGGTTGCTTGTGAAACCAAATCTTATtctggaaattgtagttccactAAGGCAGCAAGTAAAAGGAGGATGGGAAGGCTGAGCTGGGTAAGGGCAATGAGAAGATTACACCGTGGTgccaaaattgaagaaaatgactCTTCTGATTGA
- the LOC110654279 gene encoding universal stress protein PHOS34: MEPRQVDQFEPELQLPRLRINPSSPPRVPITTPTPTSAAQRRIAIAVDLSDESAYAVKWAVNNYLRPGDAVILLHVRPTSVLYGADWGSIKLHINDNNDSSSLDESDHKKLEDDFNNFTTTKANSVAQPLVEAHFPFKIHIVKDHDMKERLCLEVERLGLSAVIMGSRGFGAARRNSKGRLGSVSDYCVHHCICPVVVVRYPDDKEGESDGDGGKEGSVKKGIIGTEAELHPVPEEEQEYHDASDEQKDF, translated from the exons ATGGAACCCCGCCAAGTCGACCAATTCGAGCCGGAACTTCAACTACCACGCCTCCGTATCAATCCCTCCTCTCCTCCTCGCGTCCCCATTACCACTCCTACCCCTACCTCCGCTGCCCAACGCCGAATCGCCATCGCCGTTGATCTCAGCGATGAAAGCGCTTATGCTGTTAAGTGGGCTGTTAATAACTACCTCCGCCCCGGTGACGCCGTCATCCTCCTCCATGTCCGTCCTACCTCCGTCCTGTATGGCGCTGACTGGGGCTCGATCAAGCTCCATATCAACGATAATAACGATAGCTCATCTCTGGACGAAAGTGATCACAAGAAGCTGGAGGACGATTTCAATAATTTCACTACCACGAAAGCCAATTCCGTAGCGCAGCCGCTGGTTGAGGCGCACTTTCCATTCAAAATCCATATCGTGAAGGACCATGACATGAAAGAGAGGCTATGTTTGGAGGTGGAGAGGTTGGGGTTGAGCGCTGTGATAATGGGGAGCAGGGGTTTTGGGGCGGCCAGGAGGAATAGCAAGGGGAGGCTGGGAAGCGTGAGCGATTATTGTGTGCATCATTGCATTTGTCCGGTGGTAGTTGTGAGGTACCCAGATGACAAGGAGGGGGAGAGCGATGGTGATGGTGGAAAAGAGGGTAGTGTGAAGAAAGGAATTATTGGAACGGAGGCAGAGCTTCACCCTGTTCCTGAGGAGGAACAGGAATATCATGATGCCTCTGATGAGCAGAAag ATTTTTAA